A region of Haloplanus sp. XH21 DNA encodes the following proteins:
- a CDS encoding MarR family transcriptional regulator, which produces MLRRIELEVLATVDRGDTISELATKLDHSESYLSRAVGDLGEKGLVYTERDGRRKRVVPSASRAVELYQDLARQHSHIDFSELLAGKTLEVLYYLDQPRTVSEIADRSDNYRNTVNRVLKGLRDRGLVGTDDGRYAFNADFGRLHEFARELAHRLHRQRLESVAPNGTILWEDHDECLAQTETEVDAEGFHETGLARFAAFDLQFLLTRRHYYLYSEDVAEISPAELCCHTLLIDDDSRHRSYCLLLLSHVDIDEGDLRERAAKYGLEDEIDALLRYLETHGEVADQVL; this is translated from the coding sequence GTGCTCCGGCGCATCGAACTCGAGGTCCTCGCCACGGTCGACCGCGGCGACACGATCTCCGAGCTCGCGACGAAGCTCGACCACAGCGAGAGCTACCTCTCCCGCGCCGTCGGAGACCTCGGCGAGAAGGGTCTCGTCTACACGGAGCGCGACGGCCGCCGCAAGCGGGTCGTTCCGTCTGCTAGCCGGGCCGTCGAACTCTACCAGGACCTCGCCCGTCAGCACTCTCACATCGACTTCTCGGAGCTGTTGGCCGGCAAGACCCTCGAAGTGCTGTACTATCTCGACCAGCCGCGGACCGTTTCCGAGATCGCTGACCGGAGCGACAACTACCGCAACACGGTCAACCGCGTCCTCAAGGGACTTCGCGACCGCGGTCTCGTCGGCACGGACGACGGTCGCTATGCCTTCAACGCCGACTTCGGCCGCCTCCACGAGTTCGCTCGTGAACTCGCCCACCGTCTTCATCGCCAACGGCTCGAATCCGTCGCACCGAACGGGACGATTCTCTGGGAAGACCACGATGAATGCCTCGCCCAGACCGAGACGGAGGTCGACGCGGAGGGGTTCCACGAAACCGGCCTCGCTCGGTTCGCGGCATTCGACCTCCAGTTTCTGCTGACCCGCCGCCACTACTACCTCTACTCCGAGGACGTAGCGGAAATCTCGCCGGCGGAACTCTGCTGTCACACGCTGCTGATCGACGACGACTCCCGTCACCGCTCGTACTGTCTCCTCCTGCTCAGCCACGTCGACATCGACGAGGGGGACCTCCGAGAACGAGCGGCGAAATACGGGCTGGAAGACGAAATCGACGCCTTGCTCCGCTACCTCGAGACCCACGGCGAGGTCGCCGACCAGGTGCTGTAA